A window of the Salvelinus alpinus chromosome 3, SLU_Salpinus.1, whole genome shotgun sequence genome harbors these coding sequences:
- the LOC139570698 gene encoding opsin-3-like — translation MFGSEVIQAINPADLASTEKNTEEYIFAVGTYKLLAFAIGTIGVFGFCNNIIVIVMYYRFKRHRTPTNLLIVNISISDVLVSVIGINFTFVSCIKGGWVWNSATCIWDGFSNSLFGIVSIMSLSALAYERYIRVVHAKVVDFPWAWRCITYIWLYSLVWTGAPLLGWNRYTLEIHQLGCSLDWTSKDPNDSSFVLFFLLACFFVPVGIMIYCYGNILYTVQMLRSIQDLQTVQIIKILRYEKKVAVMFLLMISCFLVCWTPYAVVSMMEAFGRKSMVTPAVAIIPSFFAKSSTAYNPLIYIFMSRKFRRCLLQLLCSRLSWIQHSVKDRPLARSIERPIRPIFMSHRGDGERPKKRVTFSSSSIIFIIANNDMHHLDTTSKSGRMLSEVIQVRPL, via the exons ATGTTTGGGAGCGAAGTTATTCAAGCAATAAATCCTGCGGATTTAGCTAGCACTGAAAAAAATACAGAAGAATATATATTTGCGGTTGGTACTTACAAACTCCTTGCTTTTGCCATCGGAACAATCGGAGTCTTCGGATTTTGCAACAATATTATTGTCATCGTGATGTACTACAGATTCAAGAGACACCGGACGCCCACAAATTTGTTAATAGTAAACATTAGTATAAGTGACGTGTTGGTGTCTGTCATTGGAATTAACTTTACGTTTGTTTCGTGCATCAAAGGCGGGTGGGTCTGGAACTCGGCAACATGCATTTGGGACGGATTCAGCAACAGTTTATTTG GCATCGTGTCCATCATGAGTCTCTCTGCCTTGGCCTATGAGCGCTACATCCGGGTGGTCCATGCTAAGGTGGTGGACTTCCCCTGGGCCTGGAGGTGCATCACTTACATCTGGCTCTACTCCCTGGTCTGGACAGGGGCTCCTCTCCTGGGGTGGAACCGCTACACTCTGGAGATCCACCAGTTAGGCTGCTCTCTGGACTGGACTTCCAAGGACCCTAACGATTCCTCCTTCGTTCTCTTCTTTCTCCTGGCCTGCTTCTTCGTACCAGTGGGCATTATGATCTACTGCTACGGGAACATTCTTTACACAGTGCAAATG CTCCGCTCCATCCAGGACCTTCAGACAGTGCAGATTATTAAGATCCTGCGCTACGAGAAGAAGGTGGCTGTCATGTTCCTCTTGATGATCTCCTGTTTCCTGGTGTGCTGGACGCCCTACGCCGTGGTGTCCATGATGGAAGCCTTTGGCAGGAAGAGCATGGTCACCCCTGCCGTCGCCATCATCCCCTCCTTCTTCGCCAAGTCCAGCACGGCCTATAACCCTCTCATCTACATCTTCATGAGCAGAAAG TTCCGGCGCTGCTTGCTGCAGCTGTTGTGCTCCCGGCTCTCATGGATTCAGCACAGTGTCAAGGACCGCCCGCTGGCCCGGAGCATCGAGCGGCCCATCCGCCCAATTTTCATGTCCCACAGAGGGGACGGGGAACGACCAAAGAAGAGGGTGACCTTCAGCTCCTCctccatcatcttcatcatcgccAACAACGACATGCACCACCTGGACACCACCTCCAAGAGCGGCCGTATGTTGTCAGAGGTCATCCAGGTGCGGCCGCTGTga